CAGGCACCTAGTAcatagaggccagggatgatgCCAAATGTCCTACACAGAACAGCCTccataacaaagaattatgtGGTCCAAGATGTCAGTGGTGTCTGCTGTTGAGAAAACCCTGCTCTAAGGGTccagatatttttaaagcttcattCTCATAACCATCCTGAGAAGCAGGTGTTATcatgtccattttacaggtaagggaatggaggctcagagaaccTCAATCACTCGTCCAGGACACACAGCTGAGCAATGGCTCAAGCCTTCTCTACCACCCAAATACCCAGAGACCCAGAACATTCCCATCTTTTCCTGCCTGTAATCCTCCGAACAGTCCTTGAGGTCCAGCCTAATGTACACCTCCTCTAAGAAACGTCTCCTGATCACTTGCGGCAGGAAGTGGTCTCTCCCTCCTGTAAACCCTGGCACATTTGGGGTCTGTTCTGGAACACGGTGTTTTTACCTGGTGTTTAAGGCAGCCTAGAAGAGTGGATGTCTAGGGGCTGGGAGGAAAACCAGATCTGCCACTAagcagctgtgtggctttgggcaagtcattaaaCCTCTCTGATTCTCAGCTTCTGCATCTTTAGAATGGGGATAAAAATCATCCCTTTGCAGGAATTAATGAGAGCAGATGTGTGTGTGCTGAGCAAAACACAGTAGGTGTTCTCCTAAGAAAAGCTCTGATACTTTGTGGTTATGTCTTAGCTGTCCAAAACACAGTAGGTGTTCTCCTAAGAAAAGCTCTGATACTTTGTGGTTATGTCTTAGCTGTCCATCAGGCTGGGAGACTTCTGAGGGCAGAGATGGGCCTCGTTCATCCCTCTACTCTTCACAGCGCCTGGCAAGAGCCAGGTCGGCATTTGTTGGTTGACTGAGTAAACATGGTGATCTGATAACATTTATTGGGATTAGGTGCTCTCTTCAAGCTCAGCACCAGCACCTTCGGGAGAAGGAGCTCAGGGTTAAGGACAAGAAGGTCTGGGTCTTTGCAGATACTCAAAAGTAATTCAGACAAGTGTTGCCTGAATCAGgaagtggatggatgaatggatggataatgAAAGATGTGTGAGTGGGCTGGTGAGagatggaggggtggggagatgaAGGGGGCGGAGGATGCATAGGGGATGGACAGGTGATAGGTGGGTGAGTGGGGCACGGATAGACTGATGGACCAGGGTGAGTGGAGATGGATGGGAGGTAGACAGGTGGGTGGCAGGGAATGGGTAGGGGATTGACAAGGGGGTGgcagataaatggatggatggatagatggatgaggAGGTGTGTGAAGGGATAAGTAGATTGAGACATTATTTCCTTCGATGAATATTTATATCTACCTTATGCTGGATGCTGGGAAACACTGTGACACCAAGACGTACAAGGTCCCTGTCCTCCTGACATTCATATGACAGGTAATAGAAATATGAcagttacagaaaagaaaattttagctCTGAGAAGAAAAGACGTCCCAGTTAGTTACACAACCTTCTCAAGCAGAACCAAGAACAGAGCCTGACCAGGGCCATTCGGGCACCACGGCAGAGGGCGGAGACTTTAGGACAGGCCGCCTCTGTGGCTCTTTAAGCCCTGGAGGTGGGCAGTGGAAGCAAGTCAGAAGAGCAAATTGACCTGCCCGAGCTTATCCCTCCTGCCCGCTGGACAGCGTGTCCCGGGTCCAGGCCAACCGGGGGCACCATTTTTCTGGGGATTCCTCTGGAAGTCACCTGCCACACCAGTCCAGGGGCCGGCTCCTGGCTCTACTCAACAGGACCTGGGGAGGCTGCAGCTGAGTCATTCTGAGGTCCCACTGTGGGAGAAGGAGGGTAATAAAGCGCCTTTCACATCCTGTTTCCTCAGAAAGGGCTACCGGTGACTCAGGGACCAGTGGCAGGGAGCCCGCCGACCACCTCGGGGCTACTACTGCTGCCCCCTGATGGCCCAGCCTCACCCTGCAAGCCTTGCACCCTCTTTCCCACAAAGCAGGGTGGGCCGAGGCAGGGGAAATGATGAGAGAAGGGGTGGCAGATTCTAGAAGGTGTGTGTGCACGCCTGTATTTGGGAAGGCGGAGCGTGTTTGGTTTGCGTGTCCACACACATAAGTATTTGTGTGTGAGCTGTGTGTGTTTTGGTGGAACCCCGGGGGGGTCACCTGGGGCCTCCCTAGCTCTGCAGAGCTAAATTAGTTTGTTCCCTCAGCTCCACTGCCCTGGAAGTCCTGGCCTCTAGATTTTTGCAAAACCCTCTAAGGTCATGCTTCGGCTGCATATGACCTTGACCCAGATCTGACACTCAGGTTCTTCCTCATTTTTTGCATACCCCTCTAGAGCTTACGGCAAACAGAGTAAATTTTGCTGGAGATTTTAGGGGAAGGTGGAAATGCAATGCAAACCACTtcaaatgtttatataaaatgtctggGTTCTCAGCTATCTGTTGGGTCACCGTCATTCTGTCCTGGGGTTTCTGTCTGGCTCCACGTGGGACGCAGCCATCTGCAGGCCCCCGCCCATCTCACTCTGTCCCCACTCCATGTACAACGCATCTCCATTCCTCCTCCTTACGCCTGCTCCCAGCTTGCCCTGGGAATCCAAATGGCCCATTGCGTTCCTCCCAAGAAACTGCTTCCAAAATCATCCTGGCTCTTAATGGCAGAACAAAGGATCACCTACTCAGCACACTCCTTAGAAGGTGGTTgtacttatatatttaaaaatttttattatccgCTATGTGTGCCTGGTTGCATGTATgcctttatgtgttttttttggggggtggggggcatatatatatgtgtcattGTGTTTGTTGCTATGAGTGTACGCGTGTGTCATAGGGTATACACGTGGGCTGTGGATGGACCGAGGTCTGGGTGTGTCCCAGAGGTTGTGGAAATCCATGAATATGGATCAGGCAGACTGAGAGGGATGGATGGGATATGGTTGGGAGGGGGCGATAGCTGAGCAGGTGACTTTACTGGAGTGAAACcatggtggggggaagggcagcGCCCTGGGCCCAGAAGGACCGGGAGCCAGGCCCGGCAGGAGAGCCTGTTCCatcacttgctggctgtgtgacctcaggcagctcCTTGTCAGTCTCACACTCCTCTCCCCTGGGTGAACCAACTATAGcgatttaatgtttaaaattaaacacaACGCGCCAAGCAATGAGAGCGTTATGAGTAAGGATTCACTTTCATCACCTTACAGCAAGCCTCTGAGGTAGGTTCTATTACTGTCtctattttacaggtggggaaactgaggcatagagaggtttgGCCCGGGACAGGGGGCTGAGGTCAAGGGTGTGGGGCATCGGTTCTGGTTTGGGGGGGTGCGCGGCGGGGACAAGCTGGCGTGGGGCTGGGAAGCCAGATGCCCGTGGACAGTCCTGCTGACTGGGGGCCTCTGTGGGCTCAGGACAGCACCACGGTGTGAAGAAGTGTAACATCACGTGCGGCAAAATGACCTCGGAGATCCCCGTGGCTCGTCTAGTTCACTACCAGCGCAATCAAGAATCGTGCGGCAGACGCGCCATCATGTAGGTACTGCCCTCTTGGCCTCTGAGCTCCTTTCAGGCCCCGGGGGTGGCTCCCTGGCCTCCGCCAGTCCGTGTCCACATCCTGTCACCCAAAGCTGGGCTCCTGGCCCAGGGCCTCTGCAAACGCTTCTCTTGCTCCTGACCTGCTAGCCTCCTCGCCAATCTTAATATCTGTGCCACAGGGCAAAGATGAGCTGTGGCTTCCTGAACGGCCGTGGCCTGGAGGTGCCACCCAGGGTGACGATTCCTTCTGGGCCAAAGGGTGTTTATGCAGCCCTCGAACCTGCTGGATTTCATGGGGGATGAAAACACGGTGCTCTGAatgtgcaggctccagacgccAGCAGATCTGGTGCAAATCCTGGCTTCACCACTTACAGACTGGGTGGCCCTGGTCATGTGGCCTACCCTCTGcgctttagtttccttatctgtaaaatgggtagttTGGGGAAGCTGAAAAGAGATAATGAAACTAAAGTGCTTGGCAGGGTGCCCAGAAGCTGCTGGCAATAGGAGAGGCCAAGGTTATTATCACCACTGGACAGATGGGGAAATAGAATCCCTCTGAGACTTTGGGGAGGGGTCAAGCCAAGCCAGCTTCCCCTCTGGCTGTTGGGATCCCTGGCCATCGTGGCTGCTTGCTCCTCTGGGGTCCTTCTTGGGTACTGCCAATCGCCCAGCCCTGAGGCCTTTCCCCAGGACTGACCTTTGGGTCTTAAAGCGGCGTCAGCCAGACTCAACCAGACCCTGAGTCCTGGCAACAGGAAATGGTCAGTGGGCCTTCGAAGTAGGGTCTCAGCTAAAGGAAGTTGTACTTCCTCCCACTGATTGTTACTAAGAGGAGCACGTGTGCTACTGCCTGACCTCTCTGCTCACCTGTCAAGACTCGCTTCCCCCAGACTCCCCCACGTATATGCTTCTATCTTGTAGGCGAAGGGGAAGTGGGACGCTCCAGAGAGGGGATGATGGCACTAGGGCAGCACTGCACCTGTGGGGCCTACAGGGTCACGCTTGCTTTCTGGACCTCTCTGGCTTCCTAGCATACTGGAGCCAGGCACATTTACAttacctttctgagccttggttttctcatctgtaaaatgagggtgcaTCTTACAGGATGGGTGTGAAGTTTAACCAGGCAAAATGCCTAGCACAGGTCATGGCGTGGAGCAAGGGTCCCCGCCAGCTCTGAGCTGTGGTCTCGGTAGTAAACCAGCCACACACAGCTTCAAAGGAAGTTCAAGATTTGGATGGCACTCAGGGTCCCAGCAGGGCCACCATATATAGGGTTGGAGCTCCCTAGGGGCCCTTTCAGTCCGAGGATACACACTAGGAGAGGAGGGTAGAGGTCCAGAGGGCAGCCTGCAAccgagggagaggaggaagaggacgtTATGACATCGAGTCCTTTCCAGAGTGAGGAGGCCCTATCACCAAGCTTGCCAGAGAACACCGGTGACATCTTCTCCCAATCAGAAAACTTGCAGCCCACAGCCCCCACCTTCATGTTAATGACATTATTAttaacattgttattattttgctgATCTCCTACTCTGAACCATGGGCTTTACATCATTTTCATCTTCTACAATAACACAGAAGTAGGGTGACCCACTTGTCCCAGTTTGCTGGAATTTTCACAAAAAGACCCGCATCTTGAGAACGCCCTCAGTCCCAGTTTTTCTGGGATGCTTGGTCACCCCGCGGAAGGTAGGACTCTCTTTCCGGTTCTCAGGTGAGAACACGGAAGTTCCATAAGCTGAGCTGCCCCAGCTAAGAACTCATagctcacagctagtaagtggtggggGCAGGATTTCTAGCCGGGTCTGCTCACCTGCAGTGCATGTGCCTGATACCCCTACTCCGCGTGGCATCTGGGCATCACTGGGTCCCTTGTCTTCCTTCCTTGCAGCCTGAAGACCATGAAGGAAAAGTTATTCTGTGCTGACCCACAGGAGAAATGGGTCCAGAAAGCCATGGAGCATCTAGACCGCAAGGCTGCTGCTCGGGCTCCAAATGGTGGCACATTCGAGAAGCAAATCGGCGTGGGTGAGCCCAGGACCAGCCCAGCCACCAGGGGGATGGACTGGTCTGAGGCCTCAGAGACCAAATTCACAAGCGAAAGCAGTAGCCAGGAGGCACAGAGGGCCTTCGGGACTTCCCCAGAGCTGCCACCAGTAGTGGCTGATTCCAGGGGGACCAGGTCCCCCTCCACTTCAAAGACTCCGGATGGAGGGCCCGAGACAACTGAGCTTTTCAACAAGCCTGCTGTCACCACCACCACGTCTTGGCAGAGTTCTACCGCCTACCAACCTGGGGCAGACCTCGAGGCTGACGGGAAAGCCTCTGAGGCCCCCTCCACCCAGGCCCCCTCCACCCAGACCCCCTCCACCCAGGCCCCCTCCACCCAGACCCCCTCCACCCAGACCCCCTCCACCCAGAccctccccacccaggccccCTCCACCCAGGCCCCCTCCACCCAGGCCCTCACTATTTCACACACAGTCCCAGAGGACAACACTGGGTCCGAAGGCCAACCTGGGTGGATCAAGGGACAGGACCCCACACCAGAGAACTCTCTAGGGTCCAAAGAATTGGGTCCCACTTCAGCTCACACGGATGCTTTCATGGGGCCCGGCAGTGTGTCCGATGTCTTCGTGGTCCCTGTATCATCTGAAGGGGTCCCCAGCACGGATCCATTGGCCTCTGGCAGCTGGACCCCCAAGGTCAAGGAGTCCATTCACGCCACCGTGGACCCCCAGAGGCTGGGTGTCCTCATCACTCCCATCCCCGACTCCCAGGCAGCCACCCGAAGGCAGGCAGTGGGGCTGTTGGCCTTCCTCGGTCTCCTCTTCTGCCTGGGGGTGGCCATGTTTGCCTACCAGAGCCTTCAGGGCTGCCCCCGCAAGATGGCAGGAGACATGGTGGAGGGGCTTCGCTACGTCCCCCGGAGCTGTGGCAGTAACTCGTACGTCCTGGTGCCAGTATGAGCTGCCCACCTGCCTACATCCAGCTGTTCAACTCAGCTGCCTGGGGTCCCCCATCCTCACACTCACCCTCACCCAAGAGTCTGGCCCAAGCTGGAATGACTGGAGCGAGGAGGTGGGATCCTCTGGGTGGAActgcccccagctcctggagGCCACCCTTGACCATCCTTGACCTACTGCGGACCAAGGGGGTGGCCTCCACAACTCACTCCAATGTCCCAAGTCAGAAAACTCCCCTCTGCTGTTGGCTGGTTAGAGGGTCCCTTAGATACCGTGCCAGCCCCAgtgaacaattatttattgaacgcCCGGCCCCTCTGACCCATACCCCTGCGGGTACCACAGTCATCCCTTCTTACAAACGAGCCTCAGGCCAggccccttctccccactccctcagACTTCATCATGTCTCTCGGTCCCGCTGTGGTTGCCAGTCACCCGGGCCACCTGCGGTGCTAGCTCCCCTGCCCCCTGTATAGACCCCATGCCCCAGCCGGGGACCTGTCTTTTCTTGCATGAGGCTAGTGTGGTGTTTCCTGGGACTGATCCCAGCGAAGGATCTGCCCTCAGGTAGGCATCATGGGAATGGGAAATGAATTTATCCAGTGGTTTTGATTCCCACCCGCTGCCTTGCCCCGTCTGTGCTGTGAAGGAGCATTGACTACGAGCGTGAAGGTCGGGGGGGTCTAGTCCCAGGCCCACCAGCAATCCATGAAGGCATTCATACCTCTGGTTTCCCACCTGtgaaaggggagagggacagCAAATATGTGGCAATAGCCTGTACCCCTGGCAGGCATCACTAGTTGATCCAGAGACCCCTTTCTGCAGACCCTGGGTGCAGCCTCTCAACCTTCATCAGAAGAAATGGTCTCTGCCAATCGATGAGACCGGCACTTCCATGGACGCTGTGACCTGGAGGTCCTGCCCCGTTGTCAGCAGTGTGGGCCCCCTGGGGGGGGGCTAGGCTGGGGTACTTGAGGCTCAGAGACCAACTTTGAAGgccccccctccgcccccacTGGCTTTGAGATGAGTGACAGgctgaaggaggaggggaggcctGCAGGCTCCGAGAAAGGAGCCAGGGAACGGCTGCAGCTCCTTCGCTTCTTCGTTAGGGACCCAAGTCaggcattttctctttctttcctgcgGCCTGGGTCCTCTTCCACCTCTCGCGC
Above is a window of Phocoena sinus isolate mPhoSin1 chromosome 19, mPhoSin1.pri, whole genome shotgun sequence DNA encoding:
- the CX3CL1 gene encoding fractalkine, with the translated sequence MALLPLSWLLRLTALGHLIVLLAGQHHGVKKCNITCGKMTSEIPVARLVHYQRNQESCGRRAIILKTMKEKLFCADPQEKWVQKAMEHLDRKAAARAPNGGTFEKQIGVGEPRTSPATRGMDWSEASETKFTSESSSQEAQRAFGTSPELPPVVADSRGTRSPSTSKTPDGGPETTELFNKPAVTTTTSWQSSTAYQPGADLEADGKASEAPSTQAPSTQTPSTQAPSTQTPSTQTPSTQTLPTQAPSTQAPSTQALTISHTVPEDNTGSEGQPGWIKGQDPTPENSLGSKELGPTSAHTDAFMGPGSVSDVFVVPVSSEGVPSTDPLASGSWTPKVKESIHATVDPQRLGVLITPIPDSQAATRRQAVGLLAFLGLLFCLGVAMFAYQSLQGCPRKMAGDMVEGLRYVPRSCGSNSYVLVPV